A region of Vigna radiata var. radiata cultivar VC1973A chromosome 6, Vradiata_ver6, whole genome shotgun sequence DNA encodes the following proteins:
- the LOC106764616 gene encoding GRIP and coiled-coil domain-containing protein 2 isoform X6: MEKFCQTTDLVIDGQRELLLSEVGETDQSLPGISLEKARIEDASHEAEQLSESIELLSSQEDILSDKLSGFAEGQGADIAASGTSVRNLEREVLPSTYHEEIPLQCNQEQNSEVVLIEQDGGLQEGFNQQCPSDGLAIEDPKSRGAHEFDPSRPLDLPSVFDANSINLLQLAEIIRGLNEEECQFLIEARGVESDLDPLASRSILLDHDISEAFQSLKEELFLENLMKNIFNTQLAELLESDNQGHQLVDEIYQLRGSYNEVNGKNQYLSEELDNCRVDLHDISSKNVELQNQFDAAMAEVEALSARVVELQNNFDMSQKDSLELSKELADCRGLISSLQVEKKGMNETLDLTNGERSKLLEEKEFHLFEIKNLVSELADLKSSMEGVKLEKSNLIDRISSVTEDRNKIEGEIEHLKHEIDRLSLDLVESKDLVATLQAENSNLNGNLAFSGDKIKNLVDENHRLSSQIIALNEQLSIEKGERLRFEGDLKEASVQLEQISKENVFLNNTLDMHKTQIEDTGKEHSQPLSQPRDLGHQANVVCEKSKGVEIAITEDSLHIDQEPDEGAPVGPHLNRRECEVFDDDHGFVSLKDCLDEAEKVLTMLENAVNELHYHSVSSSRSGEKVSSPVVSKLIQAFESKGHEDEHEGETRDSSFLQSSSNSFKLTKEQIESLKKLLSKWKLDVQIAGALFKGERDDRKAGDAKYSDLEDQFEQLKQHCSDLEASNIELAVQYETVKQLLGDIQENKFLLEELCDTLKQEDARLKAKNNELYEKLGHCQSTISELHTEMKDVKQISSEMASSVGSELENLQKEVTKRTTLLEQGWNMSMAQIVELVGKLKESVGGIMSTAFSSDTQSNLDITHQLEVSVHAAAEMIFDLQKELESTYSEHEILCTSYKEMSSKCDDLLGRNELAVSLLHKMYSDLRKLVVGNGMTMDDKIDVQGEVLPELPNYNSFQPILKHIGNILNEKQELESVTKEMKLELMHRETELEELKMKCVDLDSVSKLIKDLTGVLNADIPKLDMNKSPLSWLDSLVSSLVQKMREAEIQHHTTKELYGSKEMELAELKEKMHFLDTLRLENENEILVLKESLYQAEEALVVARSELHKKANELEHSEQRVSSVREKLSIAVAKGKGLVVQRDGLKQSLAETSSELERCLQELQLKDTRLHEVETKLKTYEEAGERVEALESELSYIRNSSNALRESFLLKDSMLQRIEEILEDLDLPEQFHSRDTIEKIDWLASSVSGNSLAMNDWEQKDAVAGGSYSDASYVARDSWKDDSQLQPDSDDFRMKFEELQSKYYGLAEQNEMLEQSLVERNSLLRRWEELVNSVEMPSHLQSMETEDKIECICAALTEANHHIDALQLKIEKYDSYCGMLNTDLEESQRMVSAFQEDLSALTSERGNLSEKVESLLLENERLSLQKREAELEIEKLIKEMTIVKEKLEHKTAIEEQLLTTDGKIRKLQDLVVDTLSESDTQSMGFGDANIDSLEELLGKLIEKLKMEQKLSASARETELENERLHIEITGLKDKLKHKTAIEEQSFTIDGKIRKLQVLVGDALSESDTQNMVFGDANIDSLEELLQKLIEKLKMEQKLSALTRETELENERLLKEITSLKDKLENKTVIEEQISTIDGKIRKLQDLVGDALSESDSQNMVSDNAPIDSLEELLGKLIEKLNMERKLSVLTRETELENEKLLKEITSLKDKLEHKTAIEEQIFTLDGKIRKLHDLVGDALSKSDSQNMVSGNEPIDSLEELLGKLVEKLKTEQKLSAQTRETELENEKLLNEIANLMDKLEQKAAIQEQIVIIDGKIRKLHDLVCDALPESETENLVSGSEKIDSLEELLRKLLQNHANLLSVNPAYGVVGDGHRSQKDDGTLCEERSIDVQDKEASIDRYKIDLEKSLNELLHVREERDRSLEKQISLSGEVEAMTKRIEELQGLLNQEEHKSASLREKLNVAVRKGKSLVQQRDTLKQTIEEMTVQMEHLKSEISNRDNTLAELEQRLGELSTYPDKLEALESESLQLRKHLEETEQHLQEQEYSLKLILNKLGEIEVGGEDYISDPVKKLEQVGKLCSDLHSTVASLEQASRKSKRASELLLAELNEVQERNDSFQEELAKVNAELVDIRRERDSAEASKLEALAHLEKLSSLHEAGKQSHLSDIMELKSNLNLVFKSFGEVHNLLTNAFIFDLESYRKLEACLESCIKGNNATNMVDSSITKEHWASSNKKGSVPADPWQDFDAIDQYDTSVENLRLFCHQLQEFMTKVSSLKEKISIHSSLAQELDKTLSKLMASIQREMTSQKESCETMKKELSEHDEKLVALRGIIAYLYEACTNSSIVLENEKAELSGTKVESSDLGMSLETPSFDDDKSEECIKTMADRLLLAVKGFTSIKAEFLDANQKEMKSTIANLQRELQEKDVQRDRICSDLVKQIKDAEAAATSYSQDLEAFKIQEHNLKKEVEAIEAERKILEQKVNELQDRQETTAELEDKMRSQTSLLAAKDQEIEALMHALDEEETQMEELTNKIVDLEKVVELKNQEIENLEFSRGKVMKKLSITVSKFDELHHLSANLLSEVEKLQSQLQERDTEISFLRQEVTRCTNDVLLASQMSNQRSSDEIFEFLTWVDMIVSHDGAHDIHPDMKNNSQVHECKEILQKKLMSLLSELENLREVAESKDAMLQVERSKVEELNHKTETLETSLRQKELQLNLLEGVEETAKVAGTSSEIVEVEPVMNRWSPPSGAFVAPQVRSLRKGNSDHIAIAVDENPGGTSRIEEEDDKVHGFKSLTSSKIVPRFTRPLTDLIDGLWVSCDRTLMRQPVLRLGIILYWAIMHALLAFFVV, from the exons ATGGAGAAATTTTGTCAAACCACTGATTTGGTGATTGATGGTCAGAGGGAGCTTCTTTTGTCTGAAGTTGGTGAGACTGACCAGTCTCTTCCGGGAATTTCTTTGGAGAAAGCTAGAATTGAGGACGCATCTCATGAAGCTGAACAACTGAGCGAGTCAATTGAATTGCTCTCTTCTCAAGAGGACATTCTGTCAGATAAGCTTTCAGGTTTTGCTGAAGGCCAAGGAGCTGACATTGCAGCTTCAGGGACTTCAGTGAGGAATCTGGAGAGAGAAGTATTACCTAGTACTTATCATGAAGAAATTCCCCTTCAGTGTAATCAAGAACAGAACAGTGAAGTAGTTCTCATTGAACAAGATGGGGGACTTCAGGAAGGGTTTAATCAGCAATGCCCTAGTGATGGACTTGCAATTGAGGATCCAAAGTCAAGGGGAGCTCACGAGTTTGATCCATCCAGACCATTGGACTTGCCTTCTGTTTTTGATGCAAACTCCATCAACCTGTTGCAGCTGGCTGAAATTATTAGGGGGCTTAATGAAGAAGAGTGTCAGTTTCTGATTGAGGCAAGAGGAGTGGAGTCTGATTTGGATCCTTTAGCCAGTCGTTCAATTCTATTGGACCATGACATTTCAGAAGCATTTCAGAGTCTCAAAGAAGAATTGTTTCTcgaaaatttaatgaaaaatatatttaacactcAACTAGCTGAACTGCTGGAGTCTGATAACCAGGGTCACCAATTGGTTGATGAAATATATCAGCTTCGTGGTTCTTATAATGAAGTTAATGGGAAGAATCAATACCTTAGTGAAGAGCTTGATAATTGCCGTGTTGATTTACATGATATTTCTAGCAAAAATGTGGAActgcaaaatcaatttgatgcTGCCATGGCTGAGGTGGAAGCTCTTTCTGCCAGAGTGGTTGAGCTGCAGAATAATTTTGACATGTCTCAAAAAGATTCACTGGAGTTATCCAAAGAGTTGGCTGACTGCAGAGGCTTGATCTCAAGTTTACAGGTGGAAAAGAAGGGCATGAACGAAACTCTTGATTTGACAAATGGTGAGAGAAGTAAACTTTTGGAGGAGAAGGAATTTCATCTATTTGAAATTAAGAATCTGGTGTCTGAATTAGCTGACTTAAAGAGTTCGATGGAAGGAGTAAAACTTGAGAAGTCCAACTTAATTGACAGGATCTCTTCTGTGACCGAAGATAGGAATAAGATTGAAGGAGAAATCGAGCATCTCAAACATGAGATTGATAGGCTGTCATTAGATTTGGTTGAGAGTAAAGATTTGGTGGCAACTCTACAGGCAGAAAATTCCAATTTAAATGGGAACCTTGCATTTTCAGGTGATAAGATTAAAAATCTTGTAGATGAGAATCATAGACTCTCTTCTCAAATCATTGCCTTAAATGAGCAATTGTCTATTGAAAAGGGGGAACGATTGAGGTTTGAAGGTGACCTTAAAGAAGCCTCAGTGCAGTTGGAACAAATTTCCAAGGAAAATGTATTTCTCAATAACACTTTGGATATGCATAAGACCCAGATAGAAGACACTGGAAAGGAACACAGCCAGCCACTTTCTCAACCCAGGGACCTTGGGCATCAAGCCAATGTTGTATGTGAAAAAAGTAAGGGTGTTGAAATTGCAATTACTGAAGATTCTCTGCATATAGATCAGGAGCCTGATGAAGGTGCACCAGTGGGGCCACATCTGAATAGACGTGAATGTgaagtttttgatgatgatcatgggTTTGTTTCATTGAAGGATTGCTTGGATGAGGCAGAGAAAGTTTTGACGATGCTTGAAAATGCAGTTAATGAGTTGCATTATCATTCAGTGTCCTCCAGCAGATCTGGTGAAAAAGTTTCCTCACCTGTGGTTTCAAAATTGATACAGGCTTTTGAATCAAAAGGACATGAAGATGAGCATGAAGGGGAAACAAGGGATTCCAGTTTTCTTCAGTCATCATCAAACTCATTTAAGTTAACCAAAGAACAAAttgaaagtttgaaaaaattgctTTCGAAGTGGAAGCTGGATGTTCAAATTGCGGGTGCATTATTCAAGGGGGAGCGAGATGATCGGAAAGCTGGTGATGCAAAATACAGTGATCTTGAGGACCAGTTTGAACAATTGAAGCAACATTGTTCAGATTTGGAAGCATCCAACATTGAACTAGCCGTTCAGTATGAAACTGTAAAGCAACTTCTTGGTgatattcaagaaaataaatttcttcttgAGGAACTCTGTGATACTTTAAAGCAAGAAGATGCCCGTCTCAAAGCCAAAAATAATGAACTTTATGAGAAGCTTGGACATTGTCAATCAACAATTAGTGAATTGCATACTGAAATGAAAGATGTGAAACAAATTTCCAGTGAAATGGCTTCTAGTGTTGGCAGTGAACTAGAAAATTTGCAGAAGGAGGTGACAAAGAGGACAACGCTACTTGAGCAAGGCTGGAATATGTCTATGGCCCAAATTGTTGAGTTAGTTGGGAAGCTGAAAGAATCAGTTGGTGGAATTATGAGCACAGCTTTCTCTTCTGACACCCAAAGTAATCTGGATATCACTCATCAGTTAGAAGTTTCAGTTCATGCAGCTGCTGAAATGATTTTTGATCTGCAGAAGGAACTTGAATCTACATATTCAGAACATGAAATATTGTGCACATCATATAAAGAAATGAGTTCAAAATGTGATGATCTGCTTGGGAGGAATGAATTGGCTGTTAGTCTATTGCATAAGATGTACAGTGACCTGAGGAAACTTGTAGTCGGAAATGGCATGACTATGGATGATAAGATAGATGTACAAGGTGAAGTGCTTCCTGAACTACCTAACTATAATAGCTTTCAGCCCATCTTGAAACATATTGGGAATATATTGAATGAGAAGCAGGAACTTGAGTCTGTTACCAAGGAGATGAAGTTGGAATTGATGCACAGGGAAACAGAATTGGAAGAATTGAAGATGAAGTGCGTTGATTTAGATTCTGTTAGTAAGCTAATAAAAGATCTGACAGGTGTGCTGAATGCAGATATCCCAAAGCTTGATATGAATAAATCACCCCTTTCATGGTTGGATTCTTTAGTGTCTAGTCTTGTACAGAAAATGCGAGAGGCTGAAATACAACATCACACGACTAAAGAACTATATGGATCCAAGGAGATGGAATTGGCtgaattgaaggaaaaaatgCATTTTCTAGACACACTTCGtcttgagaatgaaaatgaaatccTTGTTCTGAAGGAAAGCTTATATCAGGCTGAGGAAGCTCTTGTTGTTGCTCGTTCTGAATTACACAAGAAAGCAAATGAACTTGAGCATTCAGAACAGCGAGTGTCCTCCGTCCGTGAGAAACTTAGCATAGCTGTTGCCAAGGGGAAAGGGCTGGTTGTACAGCGAGATGGCCTCAAGCAGTCCTTAGCAGAGACATCCAGTGAATTGGAGAGATGCTTGCAAGAGTTACAGTTGAAAGATACTAGACTTCACGAGGTTGAAACAAAACTTAAGACATATGAAGAGGCTGGTGAACGTGTGGAAGCTCTGGAATCTGAGCTTTCTTATATACGGAATTCATCTAATGCTTTGAGAGAGTCATTCCTCCTTAAAGATTCAATGCTTCAGAGGATAGAAGAGATATTGGAAGACTTAGATCTCCCAGAGCAGTTTCATTCAAGGGATACAATTGAGAAGATTGATTGGTTGGCTAGTTCAGTTTCTGGAAACTCATTGGCAATGAATGATTGGGAACAGAAAGATGCTGTGGCAGGAGGCTCATACTCTGATGCTAGTTATGTAGCCAGAGATTCGTGGAAAGATGACAGTCAGCTACAACCAGATTCAGATGATTTTAGAATGAAATTTGAGGAGTTGCAGAGTAAGTATTACGGGTTGGCTGAGCAAAATGAAATGCTGGAGCAGTCATTGGTGGAAAGAAACAGCTTACTTCGGAGATGGGAAGAGCTTGTAAATAGTGTTGAAATGCCTTCACATTTGCAGTCTATGGAGACAGAGGATAAGATTGAGTGTATATGTGCAGCACTTACTGAGGCTAATCATCATATAGACGCTCTGCAACTGAAGATCGAAAAATATGATAGTTATTGTGGAATGCTAAATACTGATCTGGAAGAGTCTCAACGGATGGTGTCTGCTTTTCAAGAAGACCTTAGTGCTCTCACATCCGAGAGAGGGAACCTTTCTGAAAAAGTAGAGTCTTTGCTCCTTGAGAATGAGAGACTATCATTGCAGAAAAGGGAGGCTGAACTTGAGATAGAAAAGCTGATTAAGGAAATGACTATTGTGAAGGAAAAGTTGGAACACAAAACTGCAATTGAAGAACAACTTTTAACTACTGATGGCAAGATCAGAAAGTTGCAGGACTTGGTTGTTGATACCTTGTCAGAATCTGATACACAAAGTATGGGGTTTGGTGATGCAAATATTGATTCCTTGGAAGAATTGCTGGGAAAGCTCATAGAAAAGCTGAAGATGGAACAGAAATTGTCTGCATCGGCAAGAGAAACTGAACTTGAGAATGAAAGGCTGCATATAGAAATAACTGGTTTGAAGGACAAATTGAAACACAAAACTGCAATTGAAGAACAGAGTTTCACTATTGATGGCAAGATCAGAAAGTTGCAAGTCTTGGTTGGTGATGCCTTGTCAGAATCTGATACACAAAATATGGTGTTTGGTGATGCAAATATTGATTCCTTGGAAGAATTGCTGCAAAAGCTCATAGAAAAGCTGAAAATGGAACAGAAACTGTCTGCCTTGACCAGAGAAACTGAACTTGAGAATGAAAGGCTGCTTAAAGAAATAACTAGTTTGAAGGACAAATTGGAAAACAAAACTGTAATTGAAGAACAAATTTCCACTATTGATGGCAAGATAAGAAAGTTGCAAGACTTGGTTGGTGATGCCTTGTCAGAATCTGATTCACAAAATATGGTGTCTGATAACGCACCTATTGATTCCTTAGAAGAATTGCTAGGAAAGCTCATAGAAAAGCTGAACATGGAACGGAAGCTATCTGTATTGACAAGAGAAACTGAACTTGAGAATGAAAAGCTGCTTAAGGAAATAACTAGTTTGAAGGACAAATTGGAACACAAAACTGCAATTGAAGAACAAATTTTCACCCTTGATGGAAAGATCAGAAAGTTGCATGACTTGGTTGGTGATGCCTTGTCAAAGTCTGACTCACAAAATATGGTGTCTGGTAATGAACCTATTGATTCGTTAGAAGAATTGCTAGGAAAGCTCGTAGAAAAGCTGAAAACAGAACAGAAGCTATCTGCACAGACAAGAGAAACTGAACTTGAGAATGAAAAGCTGCTTAATGAAATAGCTAATTTAATGGATAAATTGGAACAGAAAGCTGCCATTCAAGAGCAGATTGTCATCATTGATGGTAAGATCAGAAAATTGCATGATTTAGTTTGTGATGCCTTGCCAGAATCTGAAACAGAAAATCTGGTTTCTGGTAGTGAAAAGATTGATTCCTTGGAGGAATTGCTGAGAAAGCTTTTACAAAATCATGCAAATCTTTTGTCAGTGAATCCTGCATATGGGGTTGTAGGTGATGGACACCGTTCACAAAAGGATGATGGCACACTTTGTGAAGAAAGAAGTATAGATGTGCAGGATAAGGAGGCAAGTATTGATAGATATAAAATAGATCTGGAGAAGTCTTTGAATGAATTGCTGCATGTGAGGGAGGAGAGAGATAGATCTTTGGAAAAACAAATATCTTTATCTGGTGAAGTTGAAGCTATGACTAAAAGAATTGAGGAGTTGCAAGGGCTTCTTAATCAGGAGGAGCATAAATCAGCTTCTCTTAGAGAGAAGTTAAATGTTGCAGTTAGGAAAGGGAAGTCATTGGTGCAGCAGCGGGACACTCTAAAACAGACCATTGAAGAGATGACTGTTCAGATGGAGCACTTGAAATCTGAGATCAGCAACCGGGATAATACACTTGCAGAGCTTGAACAGAGGTTGGGAGAGTTATCAACCTACCCAGATAAGTTAGAGGCTCTTGAATCAGAAAGTTTGCAACTGAGGAAACATTTGGAAGAAACAGAGCAACATTTGCAGGAGCAAGAATATTCTTTGAAACTGATTTTGAACAAGTTAGGTGAGATTGAGGTTGGTGGTGAAGATTATATTAGTGATCCAGTGAAGAAGTTGGAACAGGTTGGGAAACTATGTTCTGATCTGCACAGTACTGTGGCATCTTTAGAACAAGCATCCAGGAAGTCTAAAAGAGCATCAGAACTGCTACTGGCAGAGTTAAACGAGGTTCAAGAGAGGAATGATAGTTTTCAGGAGGAGCTTGCAAAGGTGAATGCTGAACTTGTGGATATCAGAAGAGAAAGGGATTCAGCTGAGGCCTCCAAACTGGAAGCGCTTGCACATCTAGAAAAGTTATCATCCTTGCACGAGGCAGGAAAACAGAGCCATTTATCTGACATCATGGAATTAAAATCTAATCTGAACCTTGTCTTCAAAAGCTTTGGTGAGGTTCACAATTTACTGACCAATGCATTTATCTTTGATTTGGAATCTTATCGGAAACTGGAGGCTTGTCTTGAGTCATGCATTAAAGGAAACAATGCTACAAATATGGTGGATTCATCCATCACCAAAGAACACTGGGCATCTTCTAATAAG AAGGGCTCTGTGCCTGCAGATCCTTGGCAAGATTTTGATGCAATTGATCAGTATGATACTTCAGTTGAAAATCTTCGTCTATTTTGTCATCAACTACAAGAGTTCATGACAAAGGTCAGTTCTCTTAAGGAAAAAATAAGCATACACTCAAGTTTGGCACAGGAACTTGACAAAACTCTATCTAAACTAATGGCAAGTATTCAAAGGGAAATGACTTCCCAAAAAGAGTCGTGTGAAACCATGAAGAAAGAACTAAGTGAACATGATGAGAAACTTGTTGCATTACGTGGGATCATTGCGTACCTCTATGAAGCATGCACTAACTCTTCCATTGtacttgaaaatgaaaaagcGGAACTGTCTGGGACGAAGGTTGAATCTTCAGATCTAGGGATGAGCTTGGAAACTCCTTCATTTGATGATGACAAATCTGAGGAATGTATTAAAACCATGGCAGATAGATTGCTGTTGGCTGTGAAAGGGTTTACTAGTATAAAAGCTGAATTTTTAGATGCTAAtcaaaaagaaatgaaatctaCAATAGCAAATTTGCAGAGAGAGCTTCAGGAGAAGGATGTTCAAAGAGATAGGATTTGCTCGGATCTGGTAAAACAGATCAAGGATGCTGAAGCTGCTGCGACCAGTTACTCTCAAGATCTTGAAGCTTTTAAGATTCAAGAACATAATTTAAAGAAAGAGGTGGAAGCAATTGAGGCAGAAAGGAAGATACTTGAACAGAAAGTGAATGAGCTACAGGATAGGCAAGAAACCACTGCTGAATTAGAGGATAAAATGCGATCTCAGACTAGTTTACTGGCTGCCAAAGATCAAG AAATTGAAGCACTAATGCATGCCCTTGATGAGGAAGAAACACAAATGGAAGAATTGACAAATAAGATTGTTGATCTTGAAAAGGTTGTTGAACTAAAAAATCAAGAGATTGAGAACCTTGAATTTTCTCGTGGTAAGGTTATGAAAAAGCTTTCCATAACTGTCAGCAAGTTTGATGAGCTTCACCACCTTTCGGCAAATCTCCTTTCTGAAGTTGAAAAGCTCCAATCCCAGTTGCAAGAAAGAGATACTGAAATTTCATTCTTGAGACAGGAGGTTACCAGATGCACTAATGATGTTCTTCTTGCATCACAAATGAGCAATCAGAGAAGCTCTGATGAGATATTTGAGTTCTTGACATGGGTTGATATGATTGTGTCTCATGATGGAGCGCATGATATACATCCTGATATGAAGAACAACAGTCAGGTTCATGAATGTAAAGAAATACTTCAGAAGAAGCTTATGTCTTTATTGTCAGAATTGGAAAATCTAAGGGAAGTTGCAGAAAGCAAGGATGCGATGTTGCAAGTAGAAAGGAGTAAGGTAGAAGAATTGAATCACAAAACAGAAACTCTTGAGACGTCCTTACGCCAGAAAGAACTGCAATTGAATTTGCTTGAAGGCGTGGAAGAAACTGCAAAGGTAGCTGGCACGAGCTCAGAGATTGTGGAGGTAGAACCAGTG ATGAACCGTTGGTCACCACCATCAGGTGCTTTTGTAGCACCTCAAGTACGCAGTTTGCGCAAAGGCAACAGTGATCATATTGCCATTGCTGTGGATGAAAACCCTGGTGGTACTAGTAGGATAGAAGAAGAGGATGACAAAG TCCATGGTTTCAAATCCCTCACTTCATCCAAGATTGTCCCAAGATTTACTAGGCCATTGACTGACTTGATTGATGGCTTATG GGTTTCTTGTGATCGGACTCTGATGAGACAACCTGTCTTACGGCTAGGAATTATATTGTATTGGGCCATAATGCACGCACTACTTGCCTTTTTTGTAGTTTAA